In the genome of Pseudarthrobacter sp. IC2-21, one region contains:
- a CDS encoding acyl-CoA dehydrogenase family protein, producing the protein MTPEEVLPDHLLEGIRARAAGYDRDNAFFTEDLEELTAAGYLKLFVPTSDGGLGLGLEAAAQCQLRLATAAPATALAINMHLVWTGVARLLAARGDDSLGFVLRDAARGEVFAFGNSEAGNDSVLFDSRTVATPVPDGAYRFTGKKIFTSLSPAWTRLGIFGKDAEARGGEGELVHGFIDRDSAGYTILEDWDTLGMRASQSNTTVLDGAEVRADRIFRKLPVGPNADPLIFAIFACFESLLAAVYTGIGERALALGVEAVKRRTSFKNAGRSYAQDPDIRWKVAEAAMAMDILYPQLLAVTRDVDNLSDHGAQWFPKLVGLKVNATETARRVVDLAIRVSGGSSYFRGSELERLYRDVLAGMFHPSDDESAHNTVANAWLGPLET; encoded by the coding sequence ATGACGCCCGAGGAAGTCCTCCCGGACCACCTGCTGGAAGGCATCCGGGCCCGCGCCGCGGGCTACGACCGGGACAATGCCTTCTTCACCGAGGATCTTGAGGAACTGACCGCCGCCGGTTACCTGAAGCTTTTTGTCCCAACGTCCGACGGCGGCCTCGGCCTCGGACTCGAAGCGGCAGCTCAGTGCCAGCTCAGGCTGGCAACGGCGGCCCCGGCAACCGCCCTGGCAATCAACATGCATTTGGTGTGGACCGGCGTCGCCCGGTTGCTCGCCGCCAGGGGCGACGACTCGCTGGGCTTTGTCCTCCGGGACGCCGCCCGCGGCGAGGTCTTCGCGTTCGGCAACTCCGAGGCGGGAAACGACTCCGTGCTCTTTGACTCGAGGACGGTGGCAACCCCGGTGCCGGACGGTGCGTACAGGTTTACCGGGAAAAAGATCTTCACCAGCCTCTCACCCGCGTGGACCCGCCTGGGTATTTTCGGCAAGGACGCCGAGGCCAGAGGAGGGGAGGGGGAACTGGTGCACGGTTTTATAGACCGGGATTCCGCCGGCTACACCATCCTGGAGGACTGGGACACCCTGGGCATGCGGGCAAGCCAGTCCAACACCACCGTGCTGGACGGCGCGGAAGTCCGCGCAGACCGCATCTTCCGCAAATTGCCGGTGGGACCCAACGCCGACCCGCTGATCTTCGCCATCTTTGCCTGCTTTGAATCGCTGCTGGCGGCCGTTTATACGGGCATCGGCGAGCGTGCACTGGCCCTCGGCGTGGAAGCCGTGAAGCGGCGGACCTCGTTCAAGAACGCCGGCAGAAGCTACGCCCAGGACCCGGACATCCGCTGGAAGGTGGCCGAGGCAGCCATGGCCATGGACATCCTCTATCCCCAACTGCTGGCCGTAACCCGCGACGTCGACAACCTCTCCGATCACGGCGCGCAGTGGTTCCCCAAACTCGTTGGGCTGAAGGTGAACGCCACGGAAACCGCACGGCGGGTGGTGGACCTCGCCATCCGGGTCAGCGGCGGCTCCAGCTACTTCCGCGGTTCCGAACTTGAGCGGCTCTACCGGGACGTGCTGGCCGGAATGTTCCACCCGTCCGATGACGAGTCAGCGCACAACACCGTCGCCAACGCCTGGCTGGGGCCGCTCGAAACCTAG